GTAATGGTTTTCGCGGCAGCCGCATCGGCCGCTGATTCCACCGCAACCGGGTGGCAGAAATCACTTCAGATCGACTTCACAACCACCCAGACATCGTATTCGGATTCGTGGGTCGGAGGAGAGGCCGGTTCGGTCAACTGGGTGAGCAACCTCAACGGTACGGCCGAGAAGTCGCTCTCGGACTGGCTTGATTACAAGTCCAAGCTCAAGCTGTCGTTCGGTCAGACATTGACCCAGGACGCCGAGACCAAGGACTGGAGCAAACCGGTCAAATCGACCGACCTGATCGACTGGGAAAACGTTTTCCGTTTTACTCTTCACAAGTTCGTGGACCCATACGCCGCGGTGCGTCTGGAGTCGCAGTTCGCCGATGCCTCCAATCCGGACAAGAAAATCTATCTCAATCCGTTGAAACTGACCGAGTCCATCGGCGCCTCGCGCGACATCTATAAAAAGGAAAAAGACTTCGTTACGACTCGCCTCGGTCTGGCGGCTCGGCAGATTTTCATGCGCAGTGCTGATACTTCCACGGCCAATCTCGATATTGTCGACACGACCTACTTCGACAACGGTATGGAATCGGTCACCGATGCCGAGTTCGTGCTTAACGAGAATCTGAAATACACCGGCAAACTGACCCTGTACAAGGCGTTTTACTTCTCCAAGGAAGACGAAGTGGGCAACGATTATTGGAAGGCGGTCGATGTGAACTGGGAGAATATCGTCTCGGCTTCGTTGACCAAGATCATCACCGTCAATCTTTATACCCAGCTTTTGTACGACAAGGAGATCAGCAAGAAAGGTCGTTTCAAAGAGACCCTCGCGATCGGTTTCGTATTCAAGATGTTATAGGTTAAGACCTCTCGAAATCCCGGACTTCGGTGCCCCGCCCCTCGGGTGAAACGAAGGCCGGGTCGGGTGGGATATCACAATGTCGTAGCGCAGGTCCGTCTTCGAACCTGCGCGGGGCTCATGTGCCGTCAGGTGTTTCTGCCTGACGGCATTTCTGTTTGTGGTAGCTTTACACCGCAGGATCAGGGATCCTGCGCTATGAGGTATTCGTCAGGTGCCCCACCCCTTGGGTGGGATTCGCGAAGCGAGGTTTCGATTTCTGATTGTC
This is a stretch of genomic DNA from Candidatus Zixiibacteriota bacterium. It encodes these proteins:
- a CDS encoding DUF3078 domain-containing protein; the protein is MRFRTVCTALLVMVFAAAASAADSTATGWQKSLQIDFTTTQTSYSDSWVGGEAGSVNWVSNLNGTAEKSLSDWLDYKSKLKLSFGQTLTQDAETKDWSKPVKSTDLIDWENVFRFTLHKFVDPYAAVRLESQFADASNPDKKIYLNPLKLTESIGASRDIYKKEKDFVTTRLGLAARQIFMRSADTSTANLDIVDTTYFDNGMESVTDAEFVLNENLKYTGKLTLYKAFYFSKEDEVGNDYWKAVDVNWENIVSASLTKIITVNLYTQLLYDKEISKKGRFKETLAIGFVFKML